A section of the Citrus sinensis cultivar Valencia sweet orange chromosome 8, DVS_A1.0, whole genome shotgun sequence genome encodes:
- the LOC107174925 gene encoding B3 domain-containing protein At2g31420-like, whose protein sequence is MEERNMKWRLNDDGGSFERILREAEEAANGDESLKMSSLTRIIVQQLVEKQLAQKKKFDNLGFDIPKRRRGSVSENLPSRRMPSLILKINNKKITLKRCFDQTYDRGDKDDEKEIRQPRKQRKKGNKNVNQEERVVADMPESFKNRIQEENGTDLVLVMQKTITGCDLRSNNNRLSIPPTKVRDDNFVNQKEKSILNTKEGIEVLMIPPSLKHSVPLTLKKWKMGDNYTYNLIKTWHDLVVDDKDNGLELGSEVQLWSFRKNNSDLCFALVKLEG, encoded by the coding sequence ATGGAAGAGAGAAATATGAAGTGGCGATTGAATGATGATGGTGGGTCTTTCGAAAGAATTTTGAGGGAGGCAGAGGAAGCTGCCAATGGTGATGAGTCGTTAAAAATGAGTTCACTTACGAGGATCATTGTTCAACAGCTTGTTGAGAAACAATTGgcacaaaagaagaaatttgacAATCTGGGTTTTGACATACCgaaaagaagaagaggttCTGTTTCGGAAAACTTGCCTAGTAGAAGAATGCCGTCACTAATacttaaaataaacaacaagaAGATTACTCTGAAGAGGTGCTTCGACCAGACTTATGACAGAGGCGACAAAGATGATGAAAAAGAGATCAGACAGCCCAGAAAGCAGAGGAAGAAGGGAAACAAGAACGTGAATCAAGAAGAACGCGTAGTTGCTGATATGCCTGAATCATTCAAGAATCGCATCCAGGAGGAGAATGGTACTGATTTAGTGTTGGTGATGCAGAAAACAATCACAGGATGTGATTTAAGGAGTAATAATAATCGGCTGTCGATACCACCGACCAAAGTAAGAGATGATAACTTTGTCAATCAAAAGGAGAAGAGCATTCTTAATACAAAGGAAGGGATAGAGGTCTTGATGATTCCTCCTTCTCTTAAACACAGTGTTCCTTTGACGTTGAAGAAGTGGAAGATGGGTGATAATTACACTTATAATCTGATAAAGACGTGGCATGATTTGGTTGTGGATGATAAAGATAATGGACTTGAGTTAGGTTCAGAAGTGCAGCTATGGAGTTTCAGGAAGAACAATTCCGATTTGTGTTTTGCTTTGGTTAAGCTTGAAGGATAA